One Dioscorea cayenensis subsp. rotundata cultivar TDr96_F1 chromosome 19, TDr96_F1_v2_PseudoChromosome.rev07_lg8_w22 25.fasta, whole genome shotgun sequence genomic window, GTTGTATTCTCCACCTTTCCAGGTTGTAAAATATAGAATTTATCATTGTGAAGTTGTAATCTCTAATATGTCATTTTTGGCTGTGTCAAAACTTTTTATTACCCAATGTGTTAACCCAACcaacatgataaatttttaagagTTATAAATAATGGTAACTGATGCACCACCTTGACTACATGTGTCTTTGACAACATCTCATGAAGCTGCGGTTGTTACTtttactaaaagaaaagaagtttaatcaaaacacaattaagtttttttttttcttgcctcACCTCATCTCATGTCCGATCAAAGTTAATATTTGAAGCTTTGTACATTTTAATAAGACTATCAACATTTCTTAATTTACCAAAATCAGTTGACAATTATTATAATACATTGTTTTTCGTAAAAagcaaaaacacacacacacacacacacacatatttactcagattaattatgattttatcagtacgaaaaataaaatattagataatCTTATTAACAATTTATGTTCTAGATAATCTCTTTGTaattccattatatatatatatatatatatatcaatttgaatttcttttctccatcttacTTGGTAGTTTTCAAAacccaattttattttcaagcACTGGAGCAAACTTTCaattacaaatacaaaaataatgaaattattttataaatcacaacaataaattatatatatatatatatatatatattcccggAACATCCCATCATTACTACCAGGGGGTTATTTGCAGCCTAAATTGAGAGAGATCctcttttatatattaaaaatagattcaGTCACAATAAACGGAATGTGTGGCTCATCCATTTTACCaaaaccacacacacacacacacaacagcagcagcaaaaACATATGAACAAGGCAATCATTTGGTTGCTGAGCAAATAACAAACTTGACATGATTTGAAAAGTAAACCTGCAACTGAAACCAGATCAACATTTTGTTGATCACACaacaataacttttttttagcAGAACTGGAATGCTCAGACTGAACATTATTTCTGAATGCATGTGCTTGAAGACGACAGCTTTTCGCGACTAAATGTTACATAAAgttcagaaaaacaaaaactttcaGAATGAATTCTTGGTCAtattataaaaagtttaaaacagCAGCGGCGGCAGCAAGTAACTAAATACCAAAGAATGAAGAATTAATAGTAAGGAAGCCTCAAACCCTTGTTCCTCATAAACATTGCAGCTCACCTGGTCATCTCATGGTTgagaatcattgtcacatacaGTATCCTGAAATCCTGGTGTTATAAGATTATGAAGAGCAAATGAATAGAACAATCACCGAGAATTTTAAACTTTCAGAATGAAAAAAACTGTACTGCTTGTTCACCAAGAGCGGCAGCTACGACAATCGCCGAGAATGCTAAAGAAAATACGAATTTGTGGTGATATCTGCTTGACATAATCCAAGCTTTCTTGGGCCACAAACTCGAACTCATGCTCTCGAGTTCTCAGATTCGATACTATGTATAAATTTGGATTGTCAGCAAATTTTGGAAGGTAAAAAACTGATATTCACTCACCAGTTTGAGGAGCCAGATTATTGTCAAGGGCAGAACTCACAGTTGAATCCTCCTCAGTGAAAACCACTGAATGCTCCAAGCGTGTCCTGATCTGCTTTCCCCTTGGCCTGATTGGGACACTCACCGTAGATGCTTGGGAGGTTTGTGTAAACCTTGTACTTGTCTTTCATTTCAACATCTGAAACAAGTCCGGAGCTGCCGAAACCTGAATCAGTGGGAGCTGGAGCTGAAGCTGGAGCTGGAACTGGAGCTGGGCCTGAAACTGGCGTTCCAACATTCCTACGTGCCCGACGGGATGACCTGGATGGATTGCCACCTCTTACCTTTCGGATACTGCTGCTGAGGTAACCAGAAGCCAGAGCCTCCAGAGCTTTTGTGGTTAGAGGGCGGCTTCTGGTGCTGTGCCTCCGACCACTCACTGTTGAAGGTTGCATTCCAGGCAAATCATTTGATGTGTCAGTAGATGCCTGTGGACCTTCAAGTTGCTGCTTTGTTTCTGATGTGGATGAAGATTGAACAGGGTACAAATGATGCTGTTCTTCTACTTTTATGTCTGGTGGAAGATATGGGACATTGAGGTCGATCAAAGTTTGTGGCTGAGGCTTTTCCAGATGTGGAACTGTCTTGCTGATAAAAGTATTACTGAAAAAGGTTCCACTGGAATGGTAAGCTGCGCTCTTTTCAGGCAAAGAAATAGAGAACTTCCTTCTTGATGGGTCAGCGGCTACACTACTCATCGATTCACTTCTCTCAAGTGATTTCAACTCAGAAGATGTCTCCTCTTTCTTCACATGATGACCTCTTTGAAAAGAGTAATAGGAAGTTATCCTAGATGGGCCAACCCCCGCTCCAGTGATACTTTCACTTGGTCTAAGTGGCTTCGACTCATAACCCATCTCCTCTTTTTTCAGCTGATAGCCTTGcggaaaagatgaagaatgatGCTTACTTTCTAATTGCTTACAAGCAGTCAATCTCCGCCTTTTTACTGCAGGAGCAAAGTAGTCATGAGGCCAGTTTGATTGGCTCTTCATTACCTTAAATGGTTGTTTCACATCAAAGAATCCATCTAACCGGCCATTAGAATCATGCCCATTCATAGCCATTCTTTGCTTTGGAACAGCAGACATATGATCAGAAACATCTGATTGAAACTGGCTGGTAGTAAATGGAGAAATTCTCTTATTCCCCATTTTTGAGGTTTCAGATAAACCTGGATTAgactcctcttcatcattcactGGTAACTGATCTGATTCAGACTGATCTGATGATGAGCTATCACTATCTGTCTCTGCTGAACAAATCGGTGGAGGATGGATTTGACGGGCATCCACAGGCAAGCTCCTCAATTCCCTCACTTTCTTAGGTCCTATTCCTGGATCCAAACTTGTATCCACGATGGTAAATTTCATTACTTCTGAAGTGTGAGAAACTTTTGGCCGGAGATAGCAATGCCGCTGATGGTCAGATGAACTATTTTGCTTCATTTGGGCATCCGCATCCCATCCATCTTCATCCTTCGTGTTACCACTTGCATTGTTTCCTTCAACCTCTAATTCAATAAGACTTGGATCCGACGCCACTTTGTTCAGTACATCAGTAACTGAGTCAAAATACTGATTGCCTTTGACGAGCTTTCGCCTTGAGAATTTCTTTATCCCAGGAATAAGAAAGACCAGAATATTCTTTGAACCACCAGAAGCAATATCTTTGGGTTGTTCGGAGTGCCATCCTCTTGCAAGCAAGCGAGGCCAGACAGCTTCCCAGAAGAGATCGTTAGACCTAGCTTTGCTTAACCTGAAATTTCCTGTCAGAAACTTGACAATGTCTTCAGTAGTAAGAGAGGAGCATGCCTTTCCAGTGGGTAAATCAGAGCGGGTAGATGcagtttgatttgttttggttGGATCCAATACAACACGGGTAAGATCACGCTTCCCCTGACCGATTCCAACAGCTTGTACTAGCACTTCCATACTGACCATGGTTTTCAATGACAAAACAAATTCCTCCAAAGATGCTCTCCCTTCATTGAAGGCCTTAATTGCCTGTGCAAAATGTTGAGTTTTTACAGCTATAACTTCAGAAGCTAAACAAGATTTGTACAGAAATAGCTTATAGTGAATGACTAAACAAAAGCTTTCAATCATACACAGTACTTACAATGGTGTCCGCAAAAACAGAAGCAGAAGGTAAATTTGTCAAGCAACAAGCAGGATCATGGTGCAATATCACTAGGGACTTATTTCTTAAACCAAGCATTTACAGTGTACTTAGTAGAGCAATCAGTCATTAGAATGTTACATTTAAACATTGGGCTGACCACACAGTGCCATGACATTCTAGTCCAATATACAgccaattaaaattattttaaaccaTAATTCTCATGTTTTCTAAAAATTCAGCTCCCTTATTTAAACATATTCATGAGCAATCTATTCCATATTCAAAGTGTTTCATAATAGGCTATCAATCTAAATTGGTATTTGCAACACCATGAAGCTGGATTAAAAGACATTATGATGCTTTAAATCACACAAATACCATTGCTATgataaaatatattcaaataatcagTATGTTTTGGTGAAATCATCAAAGAACACGCAAAGAAGACATAACTTTCAATTGACACTGCAACCAGAAAAAGCATGTACCTCCAACAAATTATCTTGGGCATCCTTCACGCTAGGAAGCAAGCGTGATAATAACTCTTGTTGCCTCCAACCTGTAAGTATGCGGGCTCCATGTATGCACCTCCTGCTTCTTATCTTTCTGCCTTCTGTCCATCTAC contains:
- the LOC120249556 gene encoding uncharacterized protein LOC120249556; this encodes MDLIEMNYNDEVLNQEQGCSPESNADHLLSLESPGEEDIYEQEPIVLPRLGDAYQAEIPPLMSESERLQLSCKPVDINSAIAADYSVGMGLDFPVMWSYCSDEQIKHEQQEIPGTATSAAIPVSVDYTGYGEDLICPEANKMAGFLPVEFNSHVSLPQGTTSELPEGASVLNKESDRCLRQESATTLGHIDMSAPLQQPGKGKCCTALPVTPSVSWISAESQSFLLGLYIFGKNLAQISKFMGTKGMGDILSYYYGKFYKSDAHRRWTEGRKIRSRRCIHGARILTGWRQQELLSRLLPSVKDAQDNLLEAIKAFNEGRASLEEFVLSLKTMVSMEVLVQAVGIGQGKRDLTRVVLDPTKTNQTASTRSDLPTGKACSSLTTEDIVKFLTGNFRLSKARSNDLFWEAVWPRLLARGWHSEQPKDIASGGSKNILVFLIPGIKKFSRRKLVKGNQYFDSVTDVLNKVASDPSLIELEVEGNNASGNTKDEDGWDADAQMKQNSSSDHQRHCYLRPKVSHTSEVMKFTIVDTSLDPGIGPKKVRELRSLPVDARQIHPPPICSAETDSDSSSSDQSESDQLPVNDEEESNPGLSETSKMGNKRISPFTTSQFQSDVSDHMSAVPKQRMAMNGHDSNGRLDGFFDVKQPFKVMKSQSNWPHDYFAPAVKRRRLTACKQLESKHHSSSFPQGYQLKKEEMGYESKPLRPSESITGAGVGPSRITSYYSFQRGHHVKKEETSSELKSLERSESMSSVAADPSRRKFSISLPEKSAAYHSSGTFFSNTFISKTVPHLEKPQPQTLIDLNVPYLPPDIKVEEQHHLYPVQSSSTSETKQQLEGPQASTDTSNDLPGMQPSTVSGRRHSTRSRPLTTKALEALASGYLSSSIRKVRGGNPSRSSRRARRNVGTPVSGPAPVPAPASAPAPTDSGFGSSGLVSDVEMKDKYKVYTNLPSIYGECPNQAKGKADQDTLGAFSGFH